In Laspinema palackyanum D2c, a genomic segment contains:
- the dndC gene encoding DNA phosphorothioation system sulfurtransferase DndC, translating to MSEQSQMSLFPPRSVDELVEDIEKLTQEVQSLYCLDEVPWIVGYSGGKDSTATLQLIWNAVAQLPMEKRTKTIHVITTDTLVENPIVATWVRKSLDRMKEAAMEQQMPFEPNLLHPKVKDTFWVCLIGKGYPAPRSRFRWCTDRLKIQPANNFIRSMVRDNGEVILVLGMRKAESVSRSATMQKHEEKRVRDRLSPRSSLINSLVYTPIEDWRNDEVWLYLNQWSNPWGQSNKDLFTMYRGATADNECPLVVDTSTPSCGDSRFGCWVCTLVNQDKSMQAMIQNDDEKEWMMPLLEIRNELDIHEDHDKRDFRRIYGKVELFERNNEGEMTVVPIPGPYLKKWREHWLRKVLSAQTGIRKNGPEDMQDITLITLEELSEIRRIWLEEKHEFDDSLPKIYEEVTGEVFEDPRPGAGNQLWGSDEWEVLHEICNPDTMHLELMSKLIGTEYQYHTKSRRTGVYDALEKCFESSSRSQAEAIENAHYKRDLKTAAKEGDVYAIKQLKNRDMKPLGTDEDVAGVKQLSWGTMKYPTLDADDDVED from the coding sequence ATGTCAGAACAATCGCAAATGTCATTATTCCCACCTCGCAGTGTGGATGAATTAGTCGAGGACATAGAAAAACTAACCCAAGAAGTTCAATCTTTATATTGTTTAGATGAAGTTCCCTGGATTGTGGGATATTCAGGGGGGAAAGACAGCACGGCAACATTACAGTTAATCTGGAATGCAGTCGCTCAACTTCCAATGGAAAAGCGAACCAAAACTATTCATGTAATTACGACCGATACTCTGGTCGAAAATCCAATTGTTGCCACATGGGTTCGCAAATCGCTGGACCGGATGAAAGAAGCAGCTATGGAACAACAAATGCCATTTGAGCCAAATTTGCTTCACCCAAAAGTTAAAGATACATTCTGGGTCTGTTTAATTGGAAAAGGTTATCCAGCACCTCGTTCCCGTTTTCGATGGTGTACAGATCGTTTAAAAATTCAGCCAGCTAACAACTTCATTCGTAGCATGGTTAGGGACAATGGAGAAGTCATTCTTGTTTTAGGTATGCGGAAGGCTGAAAGCGTCAGCCGTTCGGCAACCATGCAAAAACACGAAGAAAAAAGGGTGCGCGATCGCCTAAGTCCTAGATCAAGTCTGATTAATTCTTTAGTCTATACTCCTATCGAAGACTGGCGCAATGATGAGGTATGGCTTTATTTGAATCAGTGGTCAAATCCCTGGGGACAAAGTAACAAAGATTTATTTACTATGTATCGGGGTGCAACAGCAGACAATGAATGTCCCCTCGTTGTTGATACCTCTACCCCAAGTTGTGGGGATTCTCGCTTTGGTTGCTGGGTTTGTACTCTTGTCAATCAAGATAAATCCATGCAAGCCATGATCCAAAATGATGATGAAAAAGAATGGATGATGCCATTGTTGGAAATTCGTAATGAATTAGATATTCATGAAGACCATGATAAACGAGACTTCCGTCGTATTTATGGGAAAGTTGAACTCTTTGAGCGCAACAATGAGGGGGAAATGACGGTAGTGCCTATTCCTGGACCTTACCTTAAAAAATGGCGGGAGCATTGGCTGAGAAAAGTTCTATCGGCTCAAACGGGAATCCGAAAAAATGGTCCTGAAGATATGCAGGATATCACCCTGATTACTTTAGAAGAACTCAGCGAAATTCGGAGAATTTGGCTGGAAGAGAAGCATGAATTTGACGATAGCTTGCCTAAGATTTATGAAGAAGTAACCGGGGAAGTGTTTGAGGACCCTCGTCCTGGCGCTGGGAATCAGTTGTGGGGAAGTGATGAGTGGGAGGTTTTGCATGAAATCTGCAACCCGGATACGATGCACTTGGAATTGATGTCTAAATTGATTGGGACGGAGTATCAGTATCATACAAAATCCCGACGGACGGGGGTGTATGATGCGTTAGAGAAATGCTTTGAAAGTAGTTCGCGATCGCAGGCAGAAGCAATTGAAAATGCTCATTACAAGCGGGACTTAAAAACTGCTGCTAAGGAAGGGGATGTTTATGCGATTAAACAGCTTAAAAATCGGGATATGAAACCCTTGGGGACTGATGAGGATGTTGCTGGGGTTAAACAGTTAAGTTGGGGGACGATGAAATATCCAACTCTCGATGCTGATGATGATGTAGAGGATTAA
- the dndD gene encoding DNA sulfur modification protein DndD, whose amino-acid sequence MIFIELVLQNFGPYMGRQVIDLRPQIHGETRPIILFGGMNGGGKTTLMDAIRLALYGPRAQCSTRGNLNYSDFLTQCVTRDSDPVEKTRIELVFEHFENDAAVELRIVRYWEANPKDGKDTLGILEGDWPRTDLTNIWDEYIENLLPLGISNLFLFDGEQVKELAEQETPPPVVVDAIQSLLGLELAERLSIDLDILVRRKQKKLASAKQLASLEEIEQKLSTSNDELDKAKQELGGLQNKLEQAHERQRDAWDKFISEGGKIAAERTQLEKEKRSLEGSLEQMRESLGELAGGSLPLVLIQPLLNDVQVQGEREAKSLQAKIARDVVKERSSRLVEYLDKLKLKPQQLDKVKFFLEQEDEALDREIGSEEDFWLSADEETLSLLANVLRHELPSQVKLAEEKLQSLEALEMEITFNERQLASAPSPEIYEQLDAALKAAQAAVVKAQADYNNGQQRCDKLGKDIEGFKKELAVYSERSIERQNDEHIIESSKKVQETLKLFKERLTLRKLNKLEVEVTDCFRYLLHKVDLVHRIAIDKQSFGLSLYNPEGQPVPKHRLSAGEKQLLAIAFLWGLARVSGRHLPVAIDTPLGRLDSSHRNNLIERYFPSASHQVILLSTDTEISKTEYEHLVEQEAIANSYLLKYQPATRKTVVEKGYFW is encoded by the coding sequence GTGATTTTTATTGAACTGGTTCTGCAAAACTTTGGTCCTTATATGGGACGACAAGTGATTGATTTACGTCCCCAAATTCATGGGGAGACTCGTCCGATTATCCTGTTTGGGGGGATGAATGGTGGGGGGAAAACGACCCTGATGGATGCCATTCGGTTGGCACTTTATGGTCCTCGCGCTCAATGTTCGACCCGAGGCAATTTGAATTATAGTGATTTCCTGACTCAATGTGTGACTCGGGATTCGGATCCGGTGGAAAAAACTCGGATTGAGTTGGTGTTTGAGCATTTTGAAAATGATGCGGCGGTGGAGTTGCGGATTGTGCGCTATTGGGAAGCAAATCCCAAGGATGGTAAGGATACTTTAGGGATTTTGGAAGGAGATTGGCCGCGAACGGATTTGACGAATATTTGGGATGAATATATCGAGAATTTGTTGCCGTTGGGGATTTCTAATCTGTTTCTGTTTGATGGGGAACAGGTGAAGGAGTTGGCGGAACAGGAAACGCCGCCTCCGGTGGTGGTGGATGCGATTCAATCTTTATTGGGGTTGGAGTTGGCGGAACGGTTATCCATAGATTTGGATATTTTGGTCCGGCGAAAGCAGAAGAAGTTGGCGAGTGCAAAGCAGTTGGCGAGTTTGGAAGAAATTGAACAAAAGTTATCAACATCTAACGATGAATTGGATAAGGCCAAACAAGAGTTAGGGGGATTGCAAAATAAGTTAGAACAGGCGCATGAACGGCAGCGGGATGCTTGGGATAAGTTTATTTCGGAAGGGGGGAAAATTGCGGCGGAACGGACTCAACTGGAAAAGGAAAAGCGCAGTTTAGAGGGAAGTCTGGAACAGATGCGCGAGTCTTTGGGAGAATTAGCTGGGGGGAGTTTACCCCTGGTTTTAATTCAACCGTTGCTGAATGATGTGCAGGTTCAAGGGGAAAGGGAGGCGAAATCTCTTCAGGCCAAAATTGCGCGGGATGTGGTGAAGGAACGCAGCAGTCGTCTGGTAGAATATCTGGACAAATTGAAGCTGAAACCGCAGCAGTTGGATAAGGTTAAGTTCTTCCTGGAACAAGAGGATGAGGCGCTTGATAGGGAAATTGGTTCGGAAGAGGATTTCTGGTTATCAGCGGATGAAGAAACCTTGTCTTTGTTGGCGAATGTGTTGCGTCATGAACTGCCAAGTCAGGTGAAGTTGGCGGAGGAAAAGTTGCAGTCTTTGGAAGCATTGGAGATGGAAATTACCTTCAATGAACGACAACTGGCATCGGCACCTTCTCCAGAGATTTATGAACAACTGGATGCGGCATTGAAGGCCGCACAAGCGGCAGTGGTGAAAGCTCAAGCGGACTATAATAATGGTCAGCAGCGATGCGATAAGTTAGGGAAAGATATTGAGGGGTTCAAGAAGGAACTGGCGGTGTACAGTGAAAGGAGTATTGAACGCCAAAATGATGAGCATATTATTGAGTCATCGAAGAAGGTTCAGGAAACCCTGAAATTGTTTAAGGAACGGTTGACCCTGCGGAAGTTAAATAAGTTAGAGGTGGAGGTAACGGACTGTTTCCGCTATCTGTTACATAAAGTGGATTTAGTCCATCGGATTGCGATTGATAAGCAAAGTTTTGGATTGTCCCTGTACAACCCCGAGGGTCAACCTGTGCCGAAACATCGTCTTTCGGCAGGGGAAAAGCAGTTGTTGGCGATCGCCTTTTTGTGGGGATTGGCGCGAGTGTCGGGACGGCATCTACCAGTGGCGATCGATACCCCATTGGGACGGTTGGATTCTTCCCATCGGAATAATTTAATTGAACGCTATTTTCCCTCGGCATCTCATCAGGTGATTCTGCTATCTACGGATACGGAAATTAGCAAGACTGAGTATGAGCACCTTGTAGAACAGGAGGCGATCGCCAATAGCTACCTCCTCAAATATCAACCCGCAACCCGAAAAACTGTTGTAGAAAAGGGCTATTTCTGGTAA